A portion of the Calothrix sp. 336/3 genome contains these proteins:
- the ruvA gene encoding Holliday junction branch migration protein RuvA: MISYLKGIIAGIQSNSGNRHILTLEVNGIGYDLQIPGRLARQLPDSGGEVQLFTHYQVRDEIPLLYGFSSPAERDLFRFLQSVSGIGAALAIALLDTLELPELVQAIVTANVQILIQAPGIGKKTAERLCLELKAKLIEWRKSAGFFVATEGPAPGILEEVQMTLLALGYTPHEVSHALHYVSEEIGLPKDAFVEEWIRQSISHLSSESVSS, encoded by the coding sequence ATGATCAGTTACCTAAAAGGCATAATTGCTGGTATCCAAAGTAATAGTGGTAATCGTCACATACTGACGTTGGAAGTGAACGGTATCGGCTACGATTTACAGATTCCTGGACGTTTGGCAAGACAATTGCCAGATTCCGGAGGTGAGGTACAGCTTTTCACCCATTACCAAGTCAGAGACGAAATCCCTTTACTTTACGGTTTCTCCTCCCCCGCAGAACGGGATTTATTCCGCTTTTTGCAGAGTGTGAGTGGAATTGGTGCAGCATTGGCGATCGCTCTGTTGGATACTTTAGAGTTACCGGAGCTGGTACAGGCGATCGTCACCGCGAATGTCCAAATCTTAATCCAAGCACCGGGTATCGGCAAAAAAACCGCCGAACGTCTTTGCTTAGAATTAAAAGCTAAACTCATCGAATGGCGAAAATCTGCGGGTTTCTTTGTGGCTACCGAGGGACCAGCCCCTGGTATTCTAGAAGAAGTCCAAATGACACTCTTGGCTTTAGGCTACACTCCCCACGAAGTCAGTCACGCACTCCACTACGTCAGTGAAGAAATTGGACTACCGAAGGATGCTTTTGTGGAAGAATGGATTCGCCAATCTATATCTCACCTGAGTAGTGAGTCGGTAAGTTCATAA
- a CDS encoding sucrose-phosphate phosphatase, with protein MSQFMFVSDLDHTLVGDDSALLDLNSRLQQHRQEYGTKIVYATGRSPLLYRELQQEKNLLQPDALVLSVGTEIYLDDSNIPDSQWSEILSPGWNRELVVNTATKFLELKPQPTSEQRPFKVSFFLEAEQSEKILPELETELQKCGLNIKLIYSSGIDLDIVPRSSDKGQAVQFLRQKWKFVAEKTIVCGDSGNDIALFAAGVERGIIVGNARPELLQWHNENPADYRYLAQNYCAGGILEGLQHFGFLE; from the coding sequence GTGTCTCAATTTATGTTCGTTAGCGACTTAGATCATACCCTTGTTGGCGATGACTCCGCTTTGCTAGATTTAAATTCCCGGTTGCAACAGCATCGTCAAGAATATGGAACTAAGATAGTTTACGCCACAGGGCGATCGCCTTTACTTTACCGGGAACTACAACAGGAAAAGAATCTTCTGCAACCTGATGCCTTAGTATTAAGCGTGGGTACAGAAATTTACCTGGATGATAGTAATATTCCTGATAGTCAGTGGTCAGAAATCCTATCTCCTGGTTGGAACCGTGAATTAGTGGTAAATACCGCTACAAAATTCCTAGAGTTAAAACCTCAACCCACCTCAGAACAACGTCCATTTAAAGTTAGTTTTTTCCTGGAGGCAGAGCAATCTGAAAAAATCTTGCCCGAACTAGAGACAGAATTGCAAAAATGTGGTTTAAATATAAAGTTAATCTATAGCAGTGGTATCGACCTTGACATTGTGCCTAGGAGCAGTGATAAAGGTCAGGCAGTTCAGTTTCTACGTCAAAAGTGGAAATTTGTAGCTGAGAAGACAATCGTTTGTGGCGATTCTGGCAATGATATTGCTTTATTCGCCGCAGGGGTAGAACGGGGGATAATCGTCGGCAATGCTCGTCCTGAGTTACTTCAATGGCACAATGAAAATCCCGCAGACTACCGTTATCTAGCACAAAATTATTGTGCAGGCGGAATTCTTGAAGGTTTGCAACACTTTGGTTTCTTAGAATGA
- a CDS encoding antitoxin family protein — MKITAQSIYEQGVLRLTEPIFLEEGTQVEVIVITQKSNSVEKTPAEIGAIPLEGISNDGFSGREHDNILYS, encoded by the coding sequence ATGAAAATTACTGCTCAATCAATTTACGAACAAGGTGTATTGAGATTAACAGAACCTATCTTCCTAGAAGAAGGTACTCAGGTTGAAGTCATTGTAATTACTCAAAAATCTAATTCTGTAGAGAAAACACCAGCAGAAATAGGTGCTATACCTTTAGAAGGTATTAGTAATGATGGATTTTCTGGTCGAGAGCATGACAATATTCTTTATTCTTAG
- a CDS encoding Uma2 family endonuclease: MTLSVESTSVTTLEEFLKLPETKPASEYIDGNIYQKPMPQGKHSALQIELASAINQIGKAKKLAYAFTELRCTFADKSIVPDIAVFEWANIPLDENGQIANKFEIPPDWIIEIISPEQSASKVIRKITFCLRNGTKLGYFIDAEDESITVFQPNQLPEVKEKQDILPILSVLGDWQLQVEDVFNWLHFAK; the protein is encoded by the coding sequence ATGACATTATCTGTTGAGTCAACGTCAGTAACCACCTTAGAAGAATTTTTAAAACTACCAGAAACAAAACCAGCAAGTGAATATATTGATGGAAACATCTACCAAAAACCAATGCCACAGGGAAAACATAGTGCTTTACAAATTGAATTAGCTTCTGCAATTAACCAAATAGGTAAAGCTAAAAAATTAGCTTATGCTTTTACAGAATTACGCTGTACTTTTGCAGACAAATCAATTGTTCCAGATATCGCTGTGTTTGAATGGGCAAATATTCCCTTGGATGAAAATGGTCAGATTGCCAATAAATTTGAAATTCCTCCCGACTGGATAATTGAAATTATTTCACCAGAACAATCTGCTAGTAAGGTGATTCGTAAAATTACATTTTGCCTCAGAAATGGTACAAAATTAGGCTATTTTATCGATGCGGAGGATGAATCAATTACAGTTTTTCAGCCCAATCAATTACCTGAAGTTAAGGAAAAACAAGATATTTTACCGATTTTGAGTGTTTTAGGAGATTGGCAATTGCAGGTTGAAGATGTATTTAACTGGTTGCATTTTGCGAAATAA
- the fusA gene encoding elongation factor G has product MIPRTRIRNIGISAHIDSGKTTLSERILFYTGRIHAIEEVRGGGKGATMDFMPEEKLHGITITSAATTCQWKETQINLIDTPGHVDFTIEVERSLRVLDGAVMVLCAVAGVQSQSITVDRQMKRYRVPRIAFINKMDRRGANPGRVVQAMGDRLHIHPLLLQLPIGSEDNFQGVIDLVEMQAHYYLGEHGEDWHQQAIPTALQGEATTAREKMLDTLSLYSTQMTEQLLAGLEVSPELIYQTIRQATLSLEITPVLLGSAFKNKGVQNLLEAIALYLPAPSDREIVRTAEGTSVYCDQNADLVALAFKLTVESFGQLTYTRLYSGTLKQGDTVYNSRTGKRVQIGRIVRMHANKREEVPAAYAGDIIALLGIDCASGDTFYTTETPVSLEGMYVPEPVITLAITAKKQEDADKLAKALQRFQREDPTFRVSTDPESNNTLISGMGELHLEIYIERIRREYNTEVFVGKPAVAYRETITQRSDFDYKLKKQSGGSGQYAHVSGWIEPTTEQFVFENRVVGGAIPKEYISACEKGFLEAMASGTLEGYPVMGVKVVLTGGSYHSVDSSDLAFRSASHQALTEALATAKPQILEPIMAVTVETPNETVGKVQGDISARRGLLLGSQTMTGYSVIHAEVSLSKMFGYSTDLRSLTSGMATFSMEFACYRSCVE; this is encoded by the coding sequence ATGATTCCCCGAACGCGCATCCGCAACATTGGTATATCTGCACACATCGATTCAGGTAAAACCACTTTATCGGAGCGGATTCTCTTCTACACTGGTAGAATTCACGCCATAGAAGAAGTACGGGGAGGCGGCAAGGGAGCCACAATGGACTTCATGCCAGAAGAAAAGCTACATGGAATTACCATTACCTCAGCTGCCACCACCTGCCAGTGGAAGGAAACACAAATTAATTTAATTGATACACCCGGTCACGTAGATTTCACCATAGAAGTAGAGCGCTCTTTGCGGGTGCTAGATGGTGCTGTGATGGTGTTGTGTGCGGTGGCAGGGGTGCAATCCCAGTCAATTACGGTAGATCGGCAGATGAAGCGTTACCGTGTACCTCGCATTGCCTTCATCAACAAGATGGATCGGCGGGGGGCAAATCCTGGGCGAGTGGTACAAGCAATGGGCGATCGCCTACATATCCATCCTCTGTTACTTCAGTTACCCATTGGTAGTGAAGATAACTTTCAGGGGGTAATTGACCTAGTAGAAATGCAGGCACATTACTACCTGGGAGAACATGGTGAAGACTGGCATCAGCAGGCAATTCCCACAGCATTACAAGGGGAAGCAACCACAGCCAGGGAAAAGATGCTTGATACCCTTTCTCTGTATTCCACACAGATGACAGAGCAGCTTTTGGCAGGGTTAGAAGTCAGCCCAGAGTTAATTTACCAGACAATTCGTCAAGCAACCCTAAGCTTAGAAATAACTCCCGTACTCCTGGGTTCAGCCTTTAAAAATAAAGGAGTGCAGAATTTACTAGAGGCGATCGCTCTCTATCTCCCTGCGCCCAGCGATCGGGAAATTGTCCGTACTGCCGAAGGTACTAGTGTCTATTGTGACCAAAATGCTGACCTGGTTGCTTTAGCCTTCAAACTTACAGTCGAATCCTTTGGACAATTAACCTACACTCGCTTGTATTCCGGAACCCTGAAACAGGGAGACACGGTTTACAATTCCCGCACCGGAAAACGGGTGCAAATTGGTCGGATTGTCCGGATGCACGCCAATAAGCGGGAGGAAGTCCCAGCTGCCTATGCTGGAGATATCATTGCTTTGTTAGGGATAGATTGTGCTTCTGGTGATACTTTTTACACCACAGAAACCCCAGTTTCCCTGGAAGGAATGTATGTTCCAGAGCCAGTCATTACCCTGGCAATTACCGCCAAAAAACAAGAAGATGCAGACAAGCTAGCCAAAGCTTTACAGCGCTTCCAACGGGAAGACCCCACCTTCCGTGTCAGTACTGACCCTGAATCGAATAATACTTTGATATCAGGTATGGGTGAACTGCATTTGGAAATTTACATCGAACGCATTCGTCGGGAATATAACACGGAGGTGTTTGTGGGTAAACCCGCAGTTGCCTATCGAGAAACCATTACCCAGCGTAGCGATTTTGACTATAAGCTGAAAAAACAATCTGGTGGTTCTGGTCAATATGCCCATGTTAGCGGATGGATAGAACCGACGACAGAACAGTTTGTATTTGAGAATCGTGTGGTGGGGGGTGCGATTCCCAAGGAATACATTTCTGCTTGTGAGAAAGGTTTTCTGGAAGCGATGGCATCAGGAACCCTGGAAGGTTATCCGGTGATGGGTGTGAAAGTTGTCTTAACGGGTGGTTCCTACCATTCTGTAGACTCTTCCGACTTAGCATTCCGTTCAGCTAGTCACCAAGCGTTAACTGAAGCATTGGCAACAGCGAAACCGCAGATTCTCGAACCGATTATGGCAGTTACCGTAGAAACACCGAACGAAACTGTGGGTAAGGTTCAAGGTGATATCTCTGCCCGTCGGGGTTTACTCTTAGGTTCTCAAACCATGACAGGATACTCAGTGATTCATGCAGAGGTTTCCCTCTCGAAGATGTTTGGTTACTCCACCGACTTGCGTTCTCTGACATCAGGAATGGCAACTTTCTCTATGGAGTTTGCTTGTTATCGCAGCTGTGTTGAGTAG
- the pyrR gene encoding bifunctional pyr operon transcriptional regulator/uracil phosphoribosyltransferase PyrR, with product MNLSTKVVEILSPEELRRTVTRLASQIIERTRDLSQLALLGIYTRGVPLAELLARQIEVLEGVSPDVGALDITFYRDDLDKISLRTPARTDIPFDLTGKTVVLVDDVIFKGRTIRAALNAVNEYGRPEVIRLAVLVDRGHREVPIHPDFVGKKLPTAKEEIVKVYFQDTDGRDAVELIGD from the coding sequence ATGAATCTGTCTACCAAAGTGGTTGAGATTCTCTCACCGGAAGAACTCCGTCGTACTGTCACCCGTTTAGCTTCACAAATTATCGAAAGAACCCGTGATTTGTCCCAATTGGCATTACTAGGTATATATACTCGTGGAGTTCCCCTAGCTGAGTTATTAGCTAGACAAATTGAGGTGTTAGAAGGGGTATCTCCCGATGTGGGAGCGCTAGATATTACATTTTACCGTGACGACCTGGACAAAATCAGCCTGCGTACGCCAGCAAGAACGGATATCCCCTTTGACTTGACAGGTAAGACAGTTGTCTTGGTAGATGATGTGATATTTAAAGGACGGACAATTCGTGCAGCTTTGAATGCGGTAAATGAATATGGCAGACCGGAGGTGATTCGATTAGCTGTATTAGTAGATAGAGGTCATCGAGAAGTACCCATTCACCCGGATTTTGTCGGCAAAAAATTACCCACAGCCAAAGAGGAAATTGTGAAAGTTTACTTTCAAGATACCGACGGTAGGGATGCAGTGGAGTTAATTGGCGATTAG
- the cbiB gene encoding adenosylcobinamide-phosphate synthase CbiB, with translation MTVLLIAAILDYIIGDPWGWIHPVQVMGWVITSICKLVWQYCHSSLTQRLAGIGLAILVIFGSAIATGIIVQIAKWVHPIFAIATESIILASCFAGRSLRQAAETVLQPLILGDITAARSALSNFVGRDTDSMDDAEILRAVLETVTENAIDGVMAPLFYAIMGIILSDSLPLAAPLAIAYKAISTLDSMVGYKEPPYTYLGWFSAKLEDFLTYIPCRLSVFTLGLISRKPLEVWRICQRDAPQDPSPNSGWSECIYAAILGVQVGGKNIYRGVIKYKPLLGDAIQPITADVVLRATRLTRYCFFSWLGVTGLLLMGINR, from the coding sequence ATGACTGTTTTATTAATTGCTGCCATTTTAGATTACATCATTGGTGATCCTTGGGGGTGGATTCATCCTGTACAAGTCATGGGATGGGTAATTACTTCTATCTGTAAACTTGTTTGGCAATATTGTCATAGCTCTTTGACACAAAGATTAGCCGGAATTGGATTAGCGATTTTGGTAATTTTCGGCAGCGCGATCGCCACGGGAATAATTGTGCAAATAGCTAAGTGGGTACATCCTATTTTTGCGATCGCCACTGAAAGTATTATCTTGGCAAGTTGTTTTGCTGGTAGAAGTTTACGTCAAGCGGCAGAAACAGTTTTACAACCTTTAATATTAGGAGATATTACCGCCGCCCGTTCGGCATTAAGTAACTTTGTCGGGCGAGATACTGATAGCATGGACGATGCAGAGATACTTCGTGCTGTCCTAGAAACTGTCACCGAAAATGCCATTGATGGGGTCATGGCTCCCCTATTTTATGCCATTATGGGAATAATTCTCAGTGATTCTTTGCCCTTGGCTGCACCCCTGGCGATCGCCTACAAAGCAATTAGTACCCTCGATTCCATGGTGGGTTACAAAGAACCACCCTACACCTATCTCGGTTGGTTCAGTGCCAAACTAGAAGATTTTTTAACCTATATTCCCTGCCGTTTATCAGTATTTACCCTTGGCTTAATCTCCAGAAAACCCCTGGAAGTCTGGCGCATCTGCCAACGGGACGCACCCCAGGACCCTAGCCCTAACTCAGGTTGGAGCGAATGCATCTATGCCGCTATCCTAGGTGTACAGGTGGGCGGTAAAAATATCTATCGTGGTGTAATTAAGTACAAACCTCTCCTGGGAGATGCCATCCAACCCATCACAGCAGATGTCGTTTTGCGAGCTACACGACTGACTCGTTACTGTTTTTTCTCATGGTTGGGGGTAACGGGTCTACTCCTAATGGGCATAAACAGGTGA
- a CDS encoding Rrf2 family transcriptional regulator, giving the protein MKLTTRGHYSVKALLDLSLQPGYGPVSTRAIATRQDIPAPYLEKLLIEMRRAGLVKSVRGSIGGYQLAKKPAQISLGEILESVGETIDPLPHHQTSPTQAEDWVTFSLWQRLHQKMKEALYSITLADLYYDARSWQASLGAEASFIV; this is encoded by the coding sequence ATGAAACTCACGACTAGAGGACACTATAGTGTGAAAGCGTTGCTAGATTTAAGTTTGCAACCAGGATATGGTCCAGTTTCTACTAGAGCGATCGCCACTCGTCAAGATATTCCTGCACCCTATTTAGAAAAGCTATTAATAGAAATGCGTCGTGCTGGTTTAGTAAAATCAGTTCGCGGTAGCATTGGGGGATATCAACTAGCAAAAAAACCTGCCCAGATTTCCCTAGGAGAAATTCTCGAATCTGTGGGGGAAACTATAGATCCTTTACCCCATCACCAAACCTCACCAACACAAGCGGAAGATTGGGTGACATTTAGTCTTTGGCAACGACTGCATCAAAAAATGAAAGAAGCTTTATATAGTATTACCCTAGCAGACCTTTATTATGATGCTCGCAGTTGGCAAGCATCCCTAGGAGCAGAAGCCAGTTTTATTGTTTAG
- a CDS encoding AbrB family transcriptional regulator, translated as MAKQKKIEPLVGEELLKKVKELETLSKDDKAKQCGYYTVTKNGIERVNMMKFLNALIDAEGIQLDSAPSANGRGGRSASYRISVQSNGNLLIGSAYTKQMNLKPGDEFVITLGKKHIRLRQLDSEEKEALDALEAIA; from the coding sequence ATGGCTAAACAGAAAAAAATTGAACCCCTAGTAGGCGAAGAACTGCTGAAGAAAGTCAAAGAGCTAGAAACCCTCAGCAAAGACGATAAAGCTAAACAGTGCGGCTACTATACCGTTACCAAAAACGGCATTGAGCGCGTCAACATGATGAAGTTCTTAAATGCTCTAATTGATGCAGAGGGCATTCAGTTAGACAGCGCTCCCAGTGCAAATGGACGTGGGGGACGCAGCGCTAGTTATAGAATTAGTGTGCAATCTAACGGGAACTTGCTGATAGGTTCGGCATATACAAAACAGATGAATCTCAAGCCAGGAGATGAATTTGTCATCACCTTAGGCAAGAAACATATTCGTCTGAGACAACTCGACTCAGAAGAGAAAGAAGCTCTAGATGCTCTAGAAGCGATCGCCTAA
- a CDS encoding chloride channel protein, with protein MTLLPTTPLQKVTDKAVLPAPAPHLTYLLNRFQLSPETVILLLAVLIGGGSGMGIVTFHYLIELINHLMLENFMGVIGVWGAWTLACVPIFGGAIVGLMRWRTQDFGPGLSALIAASQKGEFQRQLRPVTKMLAAAVSLGSGASLGPEGPSVEIGANLGMLLSVILRVSQERQRLLLAAGAAAGLAAGFNAPIAGVFFALEVVLGATSFATSAVSVVLLAAVVAALVAQIGLGTQPAFALPLYQVRSPLELPLYLGLGLWASLVSLAYTQSMQFAKAVFAGQIGGFTWLGRIPKPLHPLIGGLIVGIVALYLPQILGIGYGTIEAMLQDVKFSLELLMILLVVKLLMTVVSAGSGFVGGIFAPAMFLGASLGSAYAKILALIAPAISEYMASPPAYAMVGMAAVLAASVRAPLTSILLLFELTRDYRIVLPLMAAVGLSVWLRERMQPSANSNLNLQQIGLSELKDEQTEILQEILVEDAMHPHPKKLPLTMKIIDAAIEMASIPSSRSALVVNEVGKVVGIFSLEDINRKLNFWQNYSQSSQETANKLASQTLADICTTDILYAWRDEPLSEALDRMALRGLHQLPVVARDNPEEILGLLEREQIALACNLAVTRKAIHQWSNGKQP; from the coding sequence ATGACCCTCCTGCCAACCACTCCTTTACAGAAGGTGACGGACAAAGCTGTTTTACCTGCTCCTGCACCACACCTAACCTATCTACTGAATCGTTTTCAACTCTCCCCAGAAACAGTCATCCTGCTCTTAGCTGTGCTAATTGGCGGTGGCAGTGGCATGGGTATAGTCACATTCCATTATCTCATTGAACTGATCAATCACTTGATGTTAGAAAATTTCATGGGTGTTATCGGTGTCTGGGGTGCTTGGACTTTAGCTTGTGTGCCTATTTTTGGCGGAGCCATAGTTGGATTAATGCGTTGGCGTACCCAGGATTTTGGTCCCGGTTTATCTGCTTTGATTGCCGCTTCCCAAAAAGGCGAATTTCAGCGTCAATTACGACCTGTGACAAAAATGCTGGCGGCGGCTGTTTCCTTAGGTAGTGGGGCTTCTCTGGGTCCAGAGGGTCCAAGTGTGGAAATTGGTGCCAATCTGGGAATGCTCCTATCAGTGATTTTACGAGTATCCCAGGAACGGCAACGGTTGCTGTTAGCTGCTGGTGCTGCTGCGGGTTTGGCAGCTGGTTTTAACGCACCGATCGCCGGAGTATTTTTTGCCCTGGAAGTGGTGTTAGGCGCTACATCCTTTGCTACTTCAGCAGTCAGTGTAGTCCTACTTGCTGCGGTTGTTGCTGCCTTAGTGGCTCAAATCGGTTTAGGAACCCAACCCGCCTTTGCCTTACCTCTTTACCAAGTACGTAGCCCTCTAGAATTACCTTTATATCTAGGTTTGGGTCTATGGGCAAGCTTGGTATCCCTGGCATACACCCAATCTATGCAATTTGCCAAAGCCGTTTTTGCTGGTCAAATAGGCGGTTTTACTTGGTTAGGTAGAATCCCTAAACCCCTACACCCTCTGATTGGTGGTTTAATCGTTGGGATTGTGGCTCTGTATTTACCGCAAATTCTTGGTATCGGTTATGGCACAATTGAAGCCATGCTCCAGGATGTGAAATTTTCCCTGGAACTGTTAATGATATTACTGGTAGTCAAATTATTGATGACGGTAGTTAGCGCAGGTAGCGGGTTTGTTGGTGGAATCTTTGCACCTGCCATGTTTCTGGGTGCTTCCTTAGGAAGTGCTTACGCTAAAATCCTGGCACTAATTGCACCCGCTATCAGCGAGTATATGGCATCTCCTCCAGCCTATGCCATGGTGGGTATGGCTGCGGTATTGGCTGCTAGTGTGAGAGCGCCTTTAACATCTATTCTTTTATTATTTGAATTAACTAGGGATTATCGCATTGTCTTACCACTAATGGCAGCAGTGGGCTTAAGTGTCTGGTTGCGCGAAAGAATGCAACCGAGCGCTAATTCTAACCTCAACCTACAACAAATCGGTCTGTCAGAACTCAAGGATGAGCAGACAGAAATATTACAGGAAATATTAGTAGAAGATGCGATGCACCCCCATCCCAAAAAATTACCCCTGACAATGAAAATCATCGATGCTGCCATTGAAATGGCAAGTATTCCATCTTCTCGCAGCGCATTAGTAGTAAATGAAGTTGGCAAGGTAGTAGGTATCTTTTCCTTGGAAGATATCAATCGGAAACTCAATTTTTGGCAAAATTACTCCCAATCCTCTCAGGAGACTGCCAATAAATTAGCTAGTCAAACCCTTGCTGATATCTGTACCACTGACATTCTTTACGCTTGGCGAGATGAACCTTTGTCAGAAGCTTTAGATAGAATGGCACTACGAGGTTTGCATCAATTGCCTGTTGTGGCAAGAGATAACCCAGAGGAAATTTTAGGCTTACTTGAGAGAGAACAAATTGCTTTAGCTTGTAACTTGGCAGTGACTCGCAAAGCAATTCATCAATGGTCAAATGGGAAACAGCCATGA